The following are from one region of the candidate division WOR-3 bacterium genome:
- a CDS encoding S4 domain-containing protein: MRLDLFLKKTLIIKQRSAAKELCDKGLVKVNGRIARPAHSVKIGDIIELETIKGVRCYRVLQIPEGNVRKSEVFEYYEDCSHTR, encoded by the coding sequence ATGCGTTTGGACCTTTTTTTAAAAAAGACCCTGATAATAAAACAGCGCTCAGCAGCAAAGGAGTTATGTGATAAGGGATTGGTGAAGGTGAATGGTCGGATAGCCCGACCCGCCCATTCAGTAAAAATTGGCGATATTATTGAACTGGAAACAATAAAAGGTGTGAGATGCTATCGGGTTTTACAGATTCCGGAAGGTAATGTTCGCAAGAGCGAAGTCTTTGAATATTATGAAGATTGCAGTCACACTCGGTGA
- a CDS encoding 4-hydroxythreonine-4-phosphate dehydrogenase PdxA encodes MKIAVTLGDPSGIGPELILKALPQFLRFHPSIYGNKKILARTAERLGLEENFHLIKDFVIDTVSDLDFQFGHPDQKTGRIALSALQAALNASPDILITAPIVKSVIKKFDRDFIGHTEYLARYFKTKDFAMVGIVDKIKIMFLTTHLPIADVPKAIDKNAIFMKLRLFAEGLKRYFSLDNPTIGVSALNPHGVEFSYGEEQQIEQGIRRAQKMGLNVFGPYPADSLFKRNFDGYLVMYHDQGFVYLKAKKGGVNWTLGLPIIRLSPLSGAALDIAGKNMADAKGMVDALRLGIKMFKKGVRYEKVS; translated from the coding sequence ATGAAGATTGCAGTCACACTCGGTGATCCTTCAGGTATCGGTCCGGAATTGATTTTGAAGGCGTTGCCCCAATTCCTGAGGTTTCATCCATCCATCTATGGGAATAAAAAAATATTAGCCCGCACCGCGGAAAGGCTGGGTTTGGAGGAAAATTTTCACCTTATCAAAGACTTTGTTATTGATACGGTCTCTGATTTGGATTTCCAATTCGGTCATCCCGACCAGAAAACCGGCCGAATTGCCCTTTCAGCTCTACAAGCAGCACTTAATGCCTCACCCGACATTCTCATCACCGCTCCCATTGTCAAGAGCGTCATAAAAAAATTTGACCGAGACTTCATCGGACATACCGAATACCTCGCCCGCTATTTTAAGACCAAAGACTTTGCGATGGTGGGTATCGTAGATAAGATAAAGATTATGTTCTTAACTACCCATTTGCCGATCGCTGATGTTCCCAAGGCGATAGATAAAAATGCTATCTTCATGAAATTGAGACTGTTTGCCGAAGGACTGAAGAGATATTTTTCACTTGATAATCCCACTATCGGTGTTTCAGCACTCAATCCCCATGGTGTGGAATTCAGTTACGGAGAAGAGCAGCAAATTGAGCAGGGTATCAGGCGCGCCCAGAAGATGGGATTGAATGTCTTTGGACCGTATCCTGCTGATTCTTTATTCAAGAGAAATTTTGATGGTTATCTCGTAATGTATCATGACCAGGGTTTTGTCTATTTAAAGGCAAAAAAAGGTGGTGTCAACTGGACTCTGGGTTTACCTATCATCCGTCTTTCACCGTTATCCGGGGCAGCATTAGATATCGCCGGAAAAAATATGGCCGATGCAAAAGGTATGGTCGATGCCCTGAGACTGGGTATTAAGATGTTTAAGAAAGGAGTTAGATATGAAAAGGTATCATAA
- a CDS encoding aldehyde dehydrogenase family protein, with protein sequence MKEYKNFINGKFLDSKSGRTYEDRNPANWDEVIGIFPKSNAEDLNMAVEAAKKAYPKWRAVPLPKKAEIMRRAAEIMIARKEEAARLMTREMGKVLKETRGDYQEGIDTALYAAGQGRRYFGYTVPSELPNKICFTRRDPMGVWGLITPWNFPVAIPSWKIFPCLLSGNTAVIKPATDTPASAGELVQVLYEAGLPEGVLNIVYGGGGEIGEAMLSHPDIVGISFTGSSDVGRRIGEVCGKTLKRCSLELGGKNGQVVLADANLELALDGVIWGAFGTTGQRCTATSRLILEEPIYDKFIEMLKARVEKLKLGNGLDETVDVGPLINKAQRDTVAMYVEIGKKEGAKLLTGGEPYTEGECAKGWFYKPTVFIDVLPTMRIAQEEIFGPVLSVIKAKNFEEAIKILNGTTYGLSSSIYTNDLNKAQKAMELAETGIVYINAPTIGAECHLPFGGMKNTGNGHREGGWTAYEIFTEVKTVYIDYSGTLQRAQIDTWNE encoded by the coding sequence ATGAAGGAATACAAAAATTTTATCAATGGCAAATTTCTGGATTCCAAGTCTGGGAGGACCTACGAAGATAGAAATCCCGCGAACTGGGATGAAGTAATCGGGATCTTTCCCAAATCCAATGCCGAGGATTTGAATATGGCAGTGGAGGCGGCGAAGAAAGCCTATCCTAAATGGCGTGCCGTTCCCCTTCCGAAAAAAGCAGAAATAATGCGCCGGGCTGCCGAAATCATGATTGCCCGGAAAGAAGAGGCTGCAAGGTTGATGACCCGAGAAATGGGCAAGGTCTTGAAAGAGACCCGTGGAGATTACCAGGAAGGAATTGATACCGCACTATACGCCGCCGGACAAGGCCGGAGGTATTTTGGCTATACAGTCCCTTCTGAATTACCCAATAAGATATGCTTTACAAGGCGCGATCCGATGGGAGTCTGGGGACTTATCACTCCCTGGAACTTTCCCGTTGCTATCCCTTCCTGGAAAATATTTCCTTGTCTTTTGAGCGGCAATACCGCAGTCATAAAACCCGCCACAGACACGCCCGCATCAGCTGGCGAACTGGTCCAGGTTCTTTATGAAGCAGGATTACCTGAAGGAGTATTGAATATCGTCTATGGTGGAGGTGGAGAAATTGGTGAAGCAATGCTCAGTCATCCGGATATTGTAGGAATCTCTTTCACTGGTTCCTCGGATGTCGGGCGGAGAATCGGAGAAGTCTGTGGCAAGACCTTGAAACGGTGCTCGCTTGAACTCGGTGGTAAGAATGGACAGGTTGTACTTGCGGATGCCAATTTAGAACTCGCCCTGGATGGCGTGATCTGGGGTGCCTTCGGCACCACAGGTCAGCGTTGCACTGCTACATCAAGATTAATTCTTGAAGAACCGATCTACGATAAATTTATTGAGATGCTAAAAGCCCGGGTGGAAAAATTGAAACTGGGCAATGGCTTGGATGAGACGGTTGATGTCGGACCCCTTATCAACAAGGCGCAGCGCGATACGGTCGCAATGTATGTGGAAATTGGTAAAAAAGAAGGAGCAAAGTTGCTGACGGGTGGTGAACCATACACCGAAGGTGAGTGTGCCAAGGGCTGGTTTTATAAACCGACTGTCTTCATCGATGTCCTGCCCACCATGCGCATCGCCCAGGAAGAGATATTTGGTCCGGTGCTCTCGGTCATTAAAGCCAAAAATTTTGAAGAGGCGATAAAAATTCTTAATGGCACCACCTATGGTCTGTCTTCCAGTATTTATACCAATGACTTGAATAAAGCCCAGAAGGCGATGGAACTGGCGGAGACCGGTATCGTATATATCAATGCACCGACGATCGGCGCCGAGTGCCATTTACCCTTTGGTGGAATGAAAAACACCGGAAATGGCCATCGGGAAGGTGGCTGGACTGCTTATGAAATATTCACCGAAGTAAAGACCGTCTATATAGACTATTCCGGGACCCTCCAGCGGGCACAGATTGACACCTGGAATGAGTAG